A section of the Oryza sativa Japonica Group chromosome 1, ASM3414082v1 genome encodes:
- the LOC4327509 gene encoding aspartic proteinase PCS1 yields the protein MRATTAMPPPPALPVCLLLLLLLLLAVPRPAAAAAAAAATRPLLFELRARQVPAGALPRPASKLRFHHNVSLTVSLAVGTPPQNVTMVLDTGSELSWLLCAPGGGGGGGGRSALSFRPRASLTFASVPCDSAQCRSRDLPSPPACDGASKQCRVSLSYADGSSSDGALATEVFTVGQGPPLRAAFGCMATAFDTSPDGVATAGLLGMNRGALSFVSQASTRRFSYCISDRDDAGVLLLGHSDLPFLPLNYTPLYQPAMPLPYFDRVAYSVQLLGIRVGGKPLPIPASVLAPDHTGAGQTMVDSGTQFTFLLGDAYSALKAEFSRQTKPWLPALNDPNFAFQEAFDTCFRVPQGRAPPARLPAVTLLFNGAQMTVAGDRLLYKVPGERRGGDGVWCLTFGNADMVPITAYVIGHHHQMNVWVEYDLERGRVGLAPIRCDVASERLGLML from the coding sequence ATGCGCGCAACCACCGCCATGCcccctcctcccgcgctgccggtttgcctcctcctcctcctcctcctcttgctcGCCGTGCCGAGgcccgctgcggcggcggcggcggcggcggcgacgcggccgctGCTGTTCGAGCTGCGGGCGCGGCAGGTGCCGGCGGGGGCGCTGCCGCGGCCGGCGAGCAAGCTGCGGTTCCACCACAACGTCAGCCTCACCGTCTCGCTCGCCGTCGGCACGCCGCCGCAGAATGTCACCATGGTGCTCGACACCGGCAGCGAGCTGTCGTGGCTGCTCTgtgcgcccggcggcggcgggggtgggggcggGAGGAGCGCGCTGTCTTTCCGGCCAAGGGCATCGCTTACCTTCGCCTCCGTGCCCTGCGACTCCGCGCAGTGCCGATCCCGCgacctgccgtcgccgccggcctgcgACGGGGCCTCGAAACAGTGCCGCGTGTCCTTGTCCTACGCGGACGGGTCCTCCTCCGACGGTGCGCTCGCGACGGAAGTCTTCACCGTGGGGCAAGGGCCGCCGCTGCGCGCGGCGTTCGGCTGCATGGCCACCGCGTTCGACACCTCGCCCGACGGCGTCGCGACCGCCGGGCTGCTGGGCATGAACAGGGGCGCCCTCTCCTTCGTCTCCCAGGCGAGCACCCGCCGCTTCTCGTACTGCATCTCCGACCGCGACGACGCCGGCGTGCTCCTCCTAGGCCACAGCGATCTCCCCTTCCTGCCGCTCAACTACACGCCCCTGTACCAGCCGGCCATGCCGCTCCCCTACTTCGACCGCGTGGCTTACTCCGTCCAGCTCCTCGGCATCCGCGTCGGCGGCAAGCCACTCCCCATCCCGGCGTCCGTTCTCGCGCCGGACCACACCGGCGCCGGGCAGACCATGGTGGACTCCGGCACGCagttcaccttcctcctcggcgacgCCTACTCCGCATTGAAAGCCGAGTTCTCGAGACAGACCAAGCCCTGGCTCCCGGCGCTCAACGACCCCAACTTCGCGTTCCAGGAGGCGTTCGACACATGCTTCCGCGTGCCCCAggggcgcgcgccgccggcgaggctccCCGCCGTCACGCTGCTGTTCAACGGCGCGCAGATGACGGTGGCGGGGGACAGGCTCCTGTACAAGGTCCCCGGCGAgcgccgtggcggcgacggcgtgtggTGCCTCACGTTCGGGAACGCGGACATGGTGCCCATCACAGCGTACGTGATCGGGCACCACCACCAGATGAACGTGTGGGTGGAGTACGACCTGGAGCGCGGCCGCGTCGGCCTCGCGCCCATCCGCTGCGACGTCGCCAGCGAGCGCCTCGGCCTGATGCTGTGA
- the LOC136353951 gene encoding uncharacterized protein, with protein sequence MATFSTAGGIGMDASPIWCFMCSRLHRPDGLSTCPTRAPRAALEEIVEVMDAGEFLQACALRRAPVAAAVSSTRQQLPTVTVRDAGRTCAVCLDDLEPGGSAVVTPCDHAYHPQCIAPWLEAHDTCPLCRRESGLQVVEVEVQVDGMVLSSPDGLVLCELMMPGGRSEYRLGRRVAGRIFAVRVVDGTGKLVRGGVLRRLGSACHRFAAAAGNLLSLRYRDCVIPNNDLLLGVQC encoded by the coding sequence tccaccgccggcggcatCGGCATGGACGCGTCGCCCATCTGGTGTTTCATGTgcagccgcctccaccgccccgATGGCCTCTCCACCTGCCCGACACGCGCCCCGCGAGCAGCGCTCGAGGAGATCGTCGAGGTCATGGACGCCGGCGAGTTCCTCCAGGCGTGCGCCCTGCGCCGtgctccggtcgccgccgccgtgtcgtcGACGCGCCAGCAGCTGCCCACCGTCACGGTGCGCGATGCGGGGCGCACCTGCGCGGTGTGCCTCGACGACCTGGAGCCCGGGGGGAGCGCGGTCGTGACGCCGTGCGACCACGCGTACCACCCGCAGTGCATCGCGCCGTGGCTCGAGGCGCACGACACCTGCCCGCTCTGCCGCCGGGAGTCCGGGCTCCAGGTCGTCGAGGTCGAGGTCCAGGTCGACGGCATGGTGCTCAGCTCCCCAGATGGGCTCGTCCTCTGCGAGCTGATGATGCCCGGCGGCCGAAGCGAGtaccgcctcggccgccgcgtcGCGGGACGCATCTTCGCGGTCAGGGTCGTCGACGGGACCGGCAAGCTCGTACGCGGCGGCGTGCTGAGACGGCTAGGGTCCGCTTGCCACCGGTTCGCTGCGGCCGCTGGGAACTTGTTGTCGTTGCGCTATCGGGACTGCGTCATCCCTAACAACGACTTGCTGCTAGGAGTACAATGCTAG